A DNA window from Pedomonas mirosovicensis contains the following coding sequences:
- a CDS encoding phosphoserine transaminase, with translation MTTNTPAATAAATPAVRPNNPDFSSGPCAKRPGWTVDALKDAPLGRSHRAKIGKAKLKAAIDKTREVLGVPADYRIGIVPASDTGAVEMALWSLLGARPVTMLAWESFGAGWVTDVVKQLKLDATTFEAPYGELPDLTKVDTDTDVVFTWNGTTSGVRVPNGDWIKDDRAGLTICDATSAAFAMDLPWNKLDVVTFSWQKVLGGEGAHGVLILSPRAVERLETYKPAWPLPKIFRMTKNGKLIEGIFQGETINTPSMLCVEDYLDALNWAASVGNAKGLIARSEANYKALQAWVDRTDWVENLAADPAIRSCTSVCLKIVDPWFQGLDKDAQAGVPKQIAALLEKQGVAYDINGYRDAPAGLRIWCGATVETADVEALTGWLDWAFAQVKAELIAKAA, from the coding sequence ATGACGACGAATACCCCTGCCGCCACTGCGGCAGCGACCCCTGCTGTACGCCCCAACAATCCGGATTTCTCGTCTGGTCCGTGCGCCAAGCGCCCCGGCTGGACCGTGGACGCCCTGAAGGACGCGCCGCTCGGCCGTTCGCACCGCGCCAAGATCGGCAAGGCGAAGCTGAAAGCCGCCATCGACAAGACCCGCGAAGTCCTCGGCGTTCCCGCCGACTATCGCATTGGCATCGTTCCCGCGTCCGACACCGGCGCGGTTGAAATGGCCCTGTGGTCGCTGCTCGGTGCCCGCCCGGTCACCATGCTGGCCTGGGAAAGCTTCGGCGCCGGCTGGGTGACCGACGTGGTGAAGCAGCTGAAGCTGGACGCCACCACCTTCGAAGCGCCCTACGGCGAGCTGCCGGACCTCACCAAGGTCGACACCGACACCGACGTGGTGTTCACCTGGAACGGCACCACCTCCGGCGTGCGCGTGCCCAACGGCGACTGGATCAAAGACGACCGCGCCGGCCTGACCATCTGCGACGCGACCTCGGCCGCGTTTGCCATGGACCTGCCGTGGAACAAGCTCGATGTGGTGACCTTCTCCTGGCAGAAGGTGCTGGGCGGCGAGGGCGCGCACGGCGTGCTGATCCTCAGCCCCCGCGCCGTCGAGCGCCTCGAGACCTACAAGCCCGCCTGGCCGCTGCCGAAGATCTTCCGCATGACGAAGAACGGCAAGCTGATCGAGGGCATCTTCCAGGGCGAGACCATCAACACCCCGTCCATGCTCTGCGTCGAGGACTATCTGGACGCGCTGAACTGGGCGGCATCCGTTGGCAATGCCAAGGGCCTGATCGCCCGGTCGGAAGCCAACTACAAGGCGCTGCAGGCGTGGGTCGATCGCACCGATTGGGTGGAGAACCTGGCCGCTGATCCGGCCATCCGCTCCTGCACCAGCGTGTGCCTGAAGATCGTCGACCCGTGGTTCCAAGGGTTGGACAAGGACGCGCAGGCCGGTGTGCCGAAGCAGATCGCCGCGCTTCTGGAGAAGCAGGGCGTTGCCTACGACATCAACGGCTACCGTGATGCTCCGGCAGGCCTGCGGATCTGGTGCGGCGCGACGGTCGAGACCGCCGATGTCGAGGCGCTGACCGGCTGGCTGGACTGGGCCTTTGCCCAGGTGAAGGCCGAGCTGATCGCCAAGGCCGCCTAA
- a CDS encoding alanine/glycine:cation symporter family protein, whose translation MSDVVTALSGVIDSLAANVFAKVPLFGVEVEGIVLWLAAPMVLFTLYLGFPNLRALPLALRVVRGHFHDPTAPGSVSQFAALSTALSGTVGLGNIAGTAIGISIGGPGAAFWMFVIAWFAMTLKMAEVTLGVRYRIEHADGSVSGGPMYTLSRGLAGLGLQRTGKFLAVFYAICALGGAIPLLQVNQSYAQVSAVTGLDNGWIYGILLAIAVGAVVVGSIGWIATVTSRLVPAMCIFYLAGCAIILFSNITALPDALLLIIRDAFSADSVAGGAIGAFVVGMRRTVYSTEAGIGSAVIAHSAAQTREPVSEGLVALLEPFIDTVVICTITAVTIVVAGTYAQGLEGVAITSAAFASVASWFPYVLAVAVFLFAYSTLIAWGYYGIQAWSYLFGHSKASQTFYRLLYCVMLPFGAVLDLSRVVNLIDSMFFLMAIPNIIGLYLLAPELKRMVSDYLRRVKSGEIKPSA comes from the coding sequence GTGTCTGATGTTGTAACCGCTTTATCCGGCGTCATCGATTCGCTTGCTGCCAATGTCTTTGCCAAGGTTCCGTTGTTCGGCGTCGAGGTGGAAGGGATCGTTCTTTGGCTGGCCGCGCCGATGGTGCTTTTCACCCTCTATCTCGGCTTCCCCAATCTCCGCGCCCTGCCCCTGGCCCTGCGCGTGGTGCGCGGCCACTTCCACGATCCTACCGCGCCGGGCTCGGTCAGCCAGTTCGCCGCCCTGTCCACTGCCCTGTCGGGCACCGTTGGCCTGGGCAACATCGCGGGCACGGCCATCGGCATCAGCATCGGCGGGCCGGGCGCGGCCTTCTGGATGTTCGTCATTGCCTGGTTCGCCATGACGCTGAAAATGGCGGAGGTCACGCTTGGCGTGCGCTACCGCATCGAGCATGCGGACGGCTCGGTCAGCGGCGGCCCCATGTACACCCTCTCGCGGGGCCTCGCCGGGCTCGGCCTTCAGCGCACCGGCAAGTTCCTCGCCGTCTTCTATGCCATCTGCGCGTTGGGCGGGGCCATTCCGCTGCTGCAGGTCAACCAGTCCTACGCCCAGGTCAGCGCCGTCACCGGCCTCGACAACGGCTGGATCTACGGCATCCTCCTCGCCATCGCGGTGGGCGCGGTCGTTGTCGGCAGCATCGGCTGGATCGCCACCGTCACCTCGCGCCTGGTGCCGGCCATGTGCATCTTCTACCTGGCGGGCTGCGCCATCATCCTCTTCTCCAACATCACGGCGCTGCCTGATGCGCTGCTGCTTATCATCCGCGATGCCTTCTCGGCGGACAGCGTGGCGGGCGGGGCCATCGGCGCGTTCGTCGTCGGCATGCGCCGCACCGTCTACTCGACCGAGGCCGGCATCGGCTCCGCGGTCATCGCCCACAGCGCGGCCCAAACGCGCGAGCCGGTCTCTGAAGGCCTGGTGGCGCTGCTGGAGCCGTTTATCGATACGGTCGTCATCTGCACCATCACGGCGGTGACGATCGTCGTTGCTGGCACCTACGCCCAGGGCCTTGAGGGCGTGGCCATCACCTCGGCGGCCTTTGCCAGCGTCGCGTCCTGGTTCCCTTACGTTCTGGCCGTTGCGGTCTTCCTTTTCGCCTACTCCACGCTCATCGCCTGGGGCTACTATGGCATTCAGGCCTGGAGCTATCTGTTCGGCCACTCCAAGGCGAGCCAGACCTTCTACCGCCTGCTCTACTGCGTGATGCTGCCGTTCGGCGCGGTGCTTGACCTCAGCCGCGTGGTCAACCTCATCGACAGCATGTTCTTCCTGATGGCGATTCCGAACATCATCGGTCTCTACCTGCTCGCGCCGGAGCTGAAGCGCATGGTCAGCGACTACCTGCGGCGGGTAAAATCGGGCGAAATCAAGCCGTCTGCCTGA
- a CDS encoding adenylosuccinate synthase has translation MANVVVVGAQWGDEGKGKIVDWLSERADVVVRFQGGHNAGHTLVIGDKTFKLSLLPSGIVRGTLSVIGHGVVLDPWALKAEVEKIRAQGVEITPDNLHISEQCPLILPCHRDLDALREDASGSAKIGTTRRGIGPAYEDKVGRRALRVCDLEDLDAASGQIDRLLAHHNALRAGFGQPEINREALIAELKEIAPFITPFAKPVWQTLNDARVEGKRILFEGAQGILLDVDMGTYPFVTSSQTVAGQAATGSGLGPAALDFVLGICKAYTTRVGAGPFPTEQDNDIGRTIGERGHEFGTVTGRARRCGWFDAVLVRQAIAVGGITGLALTKLDVLDGLDELKICVGYKLDGKVIDRFPPRVSDQPRVEPIYETFEGWRESTAGARSWAQLPAQAIKYIRRIEELVNCPVALLSTSPEREDTILVHDPFVG, from the coding sequence ATGGCCAACGTAGTGGTTGTCGGCGCCCAGTGGGGCGACGAAGGCAAGGGTAAGATCGTTGACTGGCTGTCGGAGCGGGCCGATGTGGTGGTGCGCTTCCAGGGCGGCCACAATGCCGGCCACACGCTGGTCATCGGCGACAAGACCTTCAAGCTGTCGCTGCTGCCCTCGGGCATCGTGCGCGGCACGCTGAGCGTCATCGGCCACGGCGTCGTGCTCGACCCGTGGGCGCTGAAGGCAGAGGTGGAGAAGATCCGCGCCCAGGGCGTCGAGATCACCCCGGACAACCTGCACATCTCCGAGCAGTGCCCGCTCATCCTGCCGTGCCACCGCGACTTGGACGCCCTGCGCGAGGATGCCTCCGGCTCGGCCAAGATCGGCACCACCCGCCGCGGCATCGGCCCGGCCTATGAGGACAAGGTGGGCCGTCGCGCGCTGCGCGTGTGCGACCTGGAGGATCTGGACGCGGCCTCAGGCCAGATCGACCGGCTGCTCGCCCACCACAACGCGCTGCGGGCGGGCTTCGGCCAGCCGGAGATCAACCGCGAGGCGCTGATCGCCGAACTCAAGGAGATCGCGCCGTTCATCACCCCGTTCGCCAAGCCGGTGTGGCAGACGCTGAATGACGCCCGCGTGGAGGGCAAGCGCATCCTGTTCGAGGGCGCGCAGGGCATCCTCCTCGACGTGGACATGGGCACCTATCCGTTCGTCACCTCGTCCCAGACGGTGGCGGGGCAGGCGGCCACCGGTTCGGGCCTCGGCCCGGCGGCGCTCGATTTCGTGCTCGGCATCTGCAAGGCCTACACCACCCGCGTGGGCGCAGGGCCGTTCCCGACCGAGCAGGACAACGACATCGGCCGCACCATCGGCGAGCGCGGCCATGAGTTCGGCACCGTGACCGGCCGGGCCCGCCGCTGCGGCTGGTTTGATGCGGTGCTGGTGCGCCAGGCCATCGCCGTTGGCGGCATCACCGGCCTTGCGCTGACCAAGCTGGACGTGCTCGACGGCCTCGACGAGCTGAAAATCTGCGTCGGCTACAAGCTGGACGGCAAGGTCATCGACCGGTTCCCGCCGCGCGTGAGCGATCAGCCGCGCGTCGAGCCGATCTACGAAACCTTCGAAGGCTGGCGCGAGTCGACCGCAGGCGCGCGCTCCTGGGCGCAGCTGCCCGCGCAGGCGATCAAGTACATCCGCCGCATCGAGGAGCTGGTGAACTGCCCGGTGGCGCTGCTCTCCACCTCGCCGGAGCGCGAGGACACCATCCTCGTGCACGACCCGTTCGTGGGCTGA
- a CDS encoding extensin-like domain-containing protein, giving the protein MLAALAACGGGSRQHPAPRPPVARPLPAPDLNAPSTAAIQQQLYALRSNPALCQSLLRQTQGLTVEPLKDWTDGPQCVVSNTSRMLDALVLPDRKLPLTCPMIAGYHLWVRESVLPAARKYYGQGIKKIETFGSYSCRNRNGKANAPISEHASANALDVAAFVLENGRRIRVKADWSSGDGAARAFLRTVHDGACRYFSIVLGPEADGYHQDHFHLDMGRWRKCQ; this is encoded by the coding sequence TTGCTGGCAGCACTGGCGGCGTGCGGCGGCGGGTCGAGGCAGCACCCCGCTCCCCGGCCACCCGTAGCGCGCCCCCTGCCCGCGCCAGACCTCAACGCGCCGTCCACCGCCGCCATCCAACAGCAGCTATACGCGCTGCGCTCCAACCCGGCGCTGTGCCAATCCCTGCTCAGGCAGACGCAAGGGCTGACGGTCGAGCCATTGAAGGACTGGACGGACGGCCCCCAGTGCGTCGTCTCCAACACCTCGCGCATGCTGGATGCCCTGGTGCTGCCTGACCGCAAGCTGCCCCTCACCTGCCCGATGATCGCCGGTTATCACCTCTGGGTGCGCGAGAGCGTCTTGCCAGCGGCTCGCAAGTATTACGGGCAAGGCATTAAAAAGATTGAGACTTTCGGAAGCTATTCCTGCCGTAATCGCAACGGCAAGGCCAATGCCCCGATCTCGGAGCACGCCAGCGCCAACGCGCTGGATGTGGCCGCCTTCGTCCTGGAGAACGGCCGGCGCATCCGGGTGAAGGCGGACTGGTCGAGCGGGGACGGCGCCGCTCGCGCCTTCCTCCGCACGGTGCACGATGGCGCGTGCCGCTACTTCTCCATCGTCCTCGGCCCCGAGGCGGACGGCTACCATCAGGACCATTTCCATCTGGACATGGGCCGCTGGCGCAAGTGCCAGTAA
- the serA gene encoding phosphoglycerate dehydrogenase — MPKVLISDKMSPKAAEIFRARGIEVDEIFDLTKEQLLEKIGDYDGLAIRSSTKVTKEVLEAAAKGNLKVIGRAGIGVDNVDVPAATAKGIIVMNTPFGNSITTAEHAIALMFALARDIPAADTSTQAGKWEKNRFMGVELTGKVLGVIGCGNIGSIVADRAQGLKMKVIGYDPFLTPERAQDLGIEKVTLEDLLARADFITLHTPLTDSTRNVLSRENLAKTKKGVRIINCARGGLVDEAALKDLLEAGHIAGAALDVFIEEPAKNNPLFGTPGLICTPHLGASTTEAQINVALQVAEQMAEYLTTGGVSNALNVPSLTPEEAPKLRPYMTLAEELGALAGQLVSNVEAITVEYEGAIAELNTKPVTAAILAGLFKQHSDTVNMVNAPFIAKERNIDVSDVRHDREGDYHTLVRLTVKTDAGERSVAGTLFSNREPRLVEMFGIKVEADLTGPMLFVINEDKPGFIGRLGSLLGEANVNIGTFHLGRRAAGGEAIVLLSLDSPVPDWLVAQLKDVPQVREVKALTF; from the coding sequence ATGCCTAAGGTTTTGATTTCCGACAAGATGTCGCCGAAAGCCGCGGAGATCTTCCGCGCCCGTGGTATCGAGGTTGATGAGATTTTCGACCTGACCAAGGAGCAGCTGCTCGAGAAGATCGGCGACTATGACGGCCTTGCCATCCGCTCCTCGACCAAGGTGACGAAAGAGGTTCTGGAAGCCGCCGCCAAGGGCAATCTGAAGGTGATCGGCCGCGCCGGTATCGGCGTTGACAACGTGGACGTGCCCGCCGCGACGGCCAAGGGCATCATCGTGATGAACACGCCGTTCGGCAACTCCATCACCACCGCCGAGCACGCCATTGCCCTGATGTTCGCCCTGGCCCGCGACATTCCCGCCGCCGACACCTCGACGCAGGCCGGCAAGTGGGAAAAGAACCGCTTCATGGGCGTGGAGCTGACCGGCAAGGTGCTGGGTGTCATCGGCTGCGGCAACATCGGCTCGATCGTCGCCGACCGCGCGCAAGGCCTGAAGATGAAGGTGATCGGCTACGATCCGTTCCTGACGCCGGAGCGCGCGCAGGACCTGGGCATCGAGAAGGTGACGCTGGAAGACCTGCTGGCCCGCGCCGACTTCATCACCCTGCACACCCCGCTGACCGACAGCACCCGCAATGTGCTGAGCCGCGAGAACCTCGCCAAGACCAAGAAGGGCGTGCGGATCATCAACTGCGCCCGCGGCGGCCTTGTCGACGAGGCGGCGCTGAAGGACCTGCTGGAAGCTGGCCACATCGCCGGCGCGGCGCTTGACGTGTTCATCGAGGAACCGGCCAAGAACAACCCGCTGTTCGGCACGCCGGGCCTCATCTGCACGCCGCACCTGGGCGCATCGACCACCGAAGCGCAGATCAACGTTGCGCTGCAAGTGGCTGAACAGATGGCGGAATATCTGACCACGGGCGGCGTTTCTAATGCTTTGAATGTGCCGTCGCTCACCCCGGAGGAAGCGCCGAAGCTGCGCCCTTACATGACGCTGGCCGAGGAGCTGGGCGCGCTGGCCGGCCAGCTGGTCAGCAACGTGGAGGCGATCACGGTCGAGTACGAAGGCGCGATCGCCGAGCTGAACACCAAGCCGGTGACCGCCGCCATTCTGGCCGGTCTGTTCAAGCAGCACTCCGATACGGTGAACATGGTCAACGCGCCGTTCATCGCCAAGGAGCGCAATATCGACGTCTCCGACGTGCGTCACGACCGCGAGGGCGACTACCACACGCTGGTGCGCCTTACCGTGAAGACGGACGCGGGCGAGCGCTCGGTGGCGGGCACGCTGTTCTCCAACCGCGAGCCGCGCCTCGTCGAGATGTTCGGCATCAAGGTGGAAGCCGACCTGACCGGCCCGATGCTGTTCGTCATCAACGAGGACAAGCCGGGCTTCATCGGCCGCCTCGGCTCGCTGTTGGGCGAGGCGAACGTGAACATCGGCACCTTCCACCTCGGCCGCCGTGCCGCCGGTGGCGAGGCGATCGTGCTGCTCTCGCTCGACAGCCCGGTGCCCGATTGGCTGGTCGCCCAGCTGAAGGACGTGCCGCAGGTGCGCGAGGTGAAGGCTCTGACTTTCTAA
- the glmM gene encoding phosphoglucosamine mutase — protein sequence MTRKYFGTDGIRGLTNTAPMTAEMAMKVGMAAGHRFLRGNHKHRVVIGKDTRLSGYMMETALVAGFTAVGMDVVLVGPMPTPAVALLTKSMRADLGVMISASHNPFHDNGIKLFGPDGYKLSDQEELEIEQLIDSDLSTVLAEPANLGRARKLEDARGRYIHFAKSTFPNNLRLDGLKVAVDCANGAAYNVAPSVFWELGADVEVIGVTPNGFNINDKVGSTSPQALAAKVVETGAHVGIALDGDADRLIVVDETGRVVDGDQLMGLITKAWADAGKLKGNGLVATVMSNLGLERHLEGQGLHMRRTKVGDRYVLEAMRAHGYNVGGEQSGHIILTDYATTGDGIIAALQVLACIVEKGRPTSEVTHVFEPYPQLLQNVRYNGGQPLENAKVQSVIQTVEQRLNGRGRLVIRKSGTEPLIRVMAEADDELLVNEAVQEVCEAVKAHA from the coding sequence ATGACACGCAAGTACTTCGGAACGGATGGCATCCGGGGGCTGACCAATACCGCGCCCATGACCGCCGAGATGGCGATGAAGGTGGGCATGGCGGCCGGACACCGTTTCCTGCGTGGCAACCATAAGCACCGGGTGGTCATCGGCAAGGATACCCGCCTGTCCGGCTACATGATGGAAACCGCGCTGGTGGCGGGCTTCACCGCTGTCGGCATGGACGTGGTGCTGGTGGGGCCGATGCCGACCCCGGCGGTGGCGCTGCTCACCAAGTCGATGCGGGCGGACCTGGGCGTGATGATCTCCGCCTCGCATAACCCGTTCCACGACAACGGGATCAAGCTGTTCGGCCCGGACGGTTACAAGCTTTCGGACCAGGAGGAACTGGAGATCGAGCAGCTAATCGACTCCGACCTCAGCACTGTGCTGGCCGAGCCGGCCAACCTGGGCCGCGCCCGCAAGCTGGAAGACGCGCGCGGGCGTTACATCCACTTCGCCAAATCCACCTTCCCCAACAACCTGCGGCTCGATGGGCTGAAGGTGGCGGTCGATTGCGCCAACGGCGCGGCGTATAACGTGGCGCCGTCCGTCTTCTGGGAACTGGGCGCGGACGTGGAGGTCATCGGCGTGACTCCCAACGGCTTCAACATCAACGACAAGGTGGGCTCGACCTCCCCGCAGGCGCTGGCCGCCAAGGTGGTGGAGACGGGCGCGCATGTGGGCATTGCGCTCGACGGCGACGCGGACCGGCTGATCGTCGTCGACGAGACCGGCCGGGTGGTGGACGGCGACCAGTTGATGGGCCTTATCACCAAGGCATGGGCGGACGCGGGCAAGCTGAAGGGCAACGGCCTGGTGGCGACCGTGATGTCCAACCTGGGGCTGGAGCGGCACCTGGAAGGCCAGGGCCTGCACATGCGCCGCACCAAGGTCGGTGACCGCTACGTGCTGGAGGCCATGCGCGCGCATGGCTACAACGTGGGCGGCGAGCAATCCGGCCACATCATCCTGACCGACTACGCGACGACGGGCGACGGCATCATTGCCGCGCTGCAGGTGCTGGCCTGCATCGTGGAGAAGGGCAGGCCGACCTCGGAGGTTACCCACGTGTTCGAGCCCTATCCGCAGCTGCTGCAAAACGTGCGCTACAACGGCGGCCAGCCGCTGGAGAATGCCAAGGTGCAATCGGTCATCCAGACCGTGGAGCAGCGGCTGAATGGGCGCGGACGGCTGGTCATCCGCAAGTCGGGCACCGAGCCGCTGATCCGCGTGATGGCGGAAGCCGATGACGAATTGTTGGTCAATGAGGCTGTTCAGGAAGTCTGCGAGGCCGTAAAGGCCCACGCATGA
- a CDS encoding ATP phosphoribosyltransferase regulatory subunit: protein MTDSLSLGLLPEGLRDVLPPQAEAEARLLRMLLDHLASYGYERVGTPLVEFEETLTRGFGAARPSDLFRLTDPISQRPLAVRSDVTGQIARVAATRLGHYARPLRLSYAGPVLRIKGSQLRADRQFMQAGAELIGADSPEAVAEIASLALSGLLGLGLDAVNIDFVLPDLVPGIGAELGLEPVTIAAAAKALDAKDAAAVAQLPHAAVWRALLEATGDLARAEQIIGNVPDMPAIARERLSVLSALAKELPEDKRLGVTVDPGETRGFAYQTWIGFSLFAKGIRGEVGRGGAYVIRRPALGQNGSGEEPAVGFSLYLDGLVEAGQGVEVMPRLFLAHGTPTKDIERLREEGWAIVRALKEGDPAEAARAQRCSHYWDGRKIQMV, encoded by the coding sequence GTGACCGACTCGCTGTCTCTTGGCCTGTTGCCGGAAGGGCTGCGCGACGTGCTGCCGCCACAGGCGGAAGCCGAGGCGCGGCTCTTGAGGATGCTGCTCGACCACCTGGCCTCCTATGGCTACGAGCGGGTGGGAACGCCGCTGGTCGAGTTCGAGGAAACCCTGACGCGCGGCTTCGGCGCGGCCCGGCCTTCGGACCTGTTCCGCCTGACCGATCCCATCAGCCAGCGCCCGCTGGCGGTGCGCTCGGACGTCACCGGGCAGATCGCCCGCGTCGCCGCCACCCGCCTCGGCCACTATGCCCGGCCGCTGCGCCTCAGCTACGCCGGGCCGGTGCTGCGGATCAAAGGCTCGCAGCTGCGCGCCGACCGCCAGTTCATGCAGGCGGGCGCGGAGCTGATCGGCGCCGACTCACCCGAAGCCGTGGCGGAGATCGCCAGCCTCGCGCTCTCCGGCCTCCTTGGGCTGGGGCTGGATGCGGTCAACATCGATTTCGTGCTGCCCGACCTCGTGCCCGGCATCGGGGCGGAGCTGGGGCTGGAGCCGGTGACCATCGCGGCGGCGGCCAAGGCGCTCGATGCCAAGGACGCGGCGGCCGTGGCGCAGCTGCCCCACGCCGCCGTGTGGCGCGCGCTGCTGGAAGCGACGGGTGACCTTGCCCGCGCGGAGCAGATTATCGGCAACGTGCCGGACATGCCGGCCATCGCCCGCGAGCGGCTGAGCGTGCTCTCGGCGTTGGCCAAGGAACTGCCGGAAGACAAGCGCCTCGGCGTGACGGTCGACCCCGGCGAGACGCGGGGCTTCGCCTACCAGACCTGGATCGGTTTCTCGCTGTTCGCCAAGGGCATCCGGGGCGAAGTGGGACGGGGCGGGGCCTATGTGATCCGCCGCCCCGCGCTCGGCCAGAACGGCAGCGGCGAGGAGCCGGCCGTCGGCTTCTCCCTCTATCTCGACGGGCTGGTGGAAGCCGGGCAGGGCGTGGAGGTGATGCCGCGCCTGTTTCTGGCCCATGGCACGCCCACCAAGGACATCGAGCGCCTGCGCGAGGAAGGCTGGGCCATCGTGCGCGCGCTGAAGGAAGGCGATCCGGCAGAGGCGGCCCGCGCGCAGCGGTGCAGTCATTACTGGGACGGGCGAAAGATTCAAATGGTCTAA
- the thiD gene encoding bifunctional hydroxymethylpyrimidine kinase/phosphomethylpyrimidine kinase translates to MTDTHDDGMARPKGRVLIVAGSDSGGGAGIQADIKAVTVLGGYAMTAIAALTAQNTEGVFGIHAVPPEFVRQQMTLVLDDIGADVVKTGMLLNAGIIEVVAQELAARAHGVPLVVDPVMVAKGGAGLLADDAVEALRTLLIPHAALVTPNVPEAELLSGRTIETEDDMRAAGEAILALGPNAVLVKGGHRPGSVVNDVLLTREQAITITGPRFDTIHTHGTGCTLASAIATGLAQGLTLHGACERARRFVEEAIRTAPRLGRGHGPLNHLWVLPRQA, encoded by the coding sequence ATGACTGATACACATGATGATGGCATGGCCCGGCCGAAAGGCCGGGTGCTGATTGTTGCAGGTTCGGATTCCGGCGGCGGGGCGGGCATCCAGGCGGACATCAAGGCCGTCACCGTGCTCGGCGGCTACGCCATGACGGCGATTGCCGCGCTCACCGCCCAGAACACCGAAGGCGTGTTCGGCATTCATGCCGTGCCGCCTGAGTTCGTGCGCCAGCAGATGACGCTGGTGCTGGACGACATCGGCGCAGACGTGGTCAAGACCGGTATGTTGCTGAACGCCGGGATTATCGAGGTGGTGGCGCAGGAACTGGCGGCGCGGGCCCATGGCGTACCGCTGGTGGTCGACCCGGTGATGGTCGCCAAGGGCGGAGCCGGACTGCTGGCGGACGATGCGGTGGAAGCGCTGCGGACCCTTCTTATCCCGCACGCGGCGCTGGTGACGCCCAACGTGCCGGAGGCCGAACTGCTCTCCGGCCGAACCATCGAGACCGAGGATGACATGCGGGCGGCAGGCGAGGCCATCCTTGCTCTGGGGCCGAATGCGGTGCTGGTGAAGGGCGGGCATCGGCCGGGCAGCGTGGTCAACGACGTGCTGCTGACCCGCGAGCAGGCCATCACCATCACCGGCCCGCGGTTCGATACCATCCACACCCACGGCACCGGCTGTACGCTCGCCTCCGCCATCGCCACCGGGCTGGCGCAGGGCCTGACCCTGCACGGCGCTTGTGAACGGGCGCGCCGCTTCGTGGAAGAAGCCATCCGCACCGCGCCAAGGCTGGGGCGGGGCCATGGTCCGCTCAACCACCTGTGGGTGCTGCCCCGGCAGGCGTAG